Proteins from a single region of Antechinus flavipes isolate AdamAnt ecotype Samford, QLD, Australia chromosome 2, AdamAnt_v2, whole genome shotgun sequence:
- the LOC127546735 gene encoding LOW QUALITY PROTEIN: 3-hydroxy-3-methylglutaryl-coenzyme A reductase-like (The sequence of the model RefSeq protein was modified relative to this genomic sequence to represent the inferred CDS: deleted 1 base in 1 codon; substituted 1 base at 1 genomic stop codon) translates to MCHSCFVAWKFAFLGGNQKAEDPYRDYNYSLVMGAFSNVIGYMPVPVGVAGPLYLDGKEFQVPMATTEGCLVASTNRLVVERGCRAICLGGGATSCVLADGMTRGPVVRFLSACDSAKMKTWLESPEGFQLIKEAFDSTSRFACLEKVHISLAGRNAYIHFXSKTGDAMGMNMISKGTEKALAKLNEIFPEMQILAVSGNYCTDKKVAAINWIEGRGKSVVCEAIIPVRVVKEVLKTTTEALVEVNISKNLVGSAMAGSIGGYNAHTANIVTAIFIACGQDAAQNVGSSNCITLMEATGTLNEDLYISCTMPSIEIGTVGGGTNLLPQQACLQMLGVQGVCKDNPGENARQLAKIVCGIVMAGELSLMAALAAGHLVKSHVIHNRSKLNLQELCTKKLA, encoded by the exons ATCCATACAGAGATTATAATTATTCTTTGGTGATGGGAGCATTTTCAAATGTTATTGGATACATGCCTGTTCCTGTTGGAGTAGCAGGGCCTCTCTATCTGGATGGCAAAGAATTCCAGGTCCCTATGGCCACCACTGAAGGCTGTCTTGTGGCTAGTACCAACAGGTTGGTTGTAGAG AGGGGTTGTAGAGCAATATGTCTTGGTGGAGGAGCAACTAGCTGTGTTCTAGCAGATGGAATGACCCGAGGACCTGTAGTAAGATTTCTCAGTGCATGTGACTCTGCAAAGATGAAGACTTGGCTTGAAAGCCCTGAAGGCTTTCAATTAATAAAGGAAGCATTTGACAGTACCAGCAGATTTGCATGTCTTGAGAAAGTGCACATTAGTCTGGCTGGTCGCAATGCCTATATCCATTTCTAATCCAAAACAGGGGATGCCATGGGAATGAACATGATTTCAAAGGGTACAGAGAAAGCACTTGCAAAACTTAATGAAATTTTCCCTGAAATGCAAATTCTAGCTGTTAGTGGTAACTATTGTACAGACAAAAAAGTTGCTGCTATAAATTGgatagaaggaagaggaaaatctgTTGTTTGTGAAGCTATCATTCCAGTAAGAGTTGTCAAAGAAGTATTAAAAACCACTACAGAAGCTTTGGTTGAAGTTAATATAAGCAAGAATTTGGTGGGCTCAGCCATGGCTGGTAGCATAGGAGGCTATAATGCACATACAGCCAATATTGTAACTGCCATCTTCATTGCTTGTGGTCAGGATGCAGCACAGAATGTGGGCAGCTCTAATTGCATCACTCTTATGGAAGCAACAGGAACCTTAAATGAAGACCTGTATATCAGTTGTACTATGCCATCCATAGAGATAGGAACTGTTGGTGGAGGAACCAACCTGCTACCACAGCAGGCCTGTTTGCAGATGCTAGGCGTTCAAGGAGTGTGCAAAGATAACCCTGGTGAAAATGCCCGTCAACTTGCAAAAATAGTATGTGGTATCGTTATGGCTGGGGAATTATCACTGATGGCTGCATTGGCTGCAGGACACCTAGTCAAAAGCCACGTGATCCACAACAGGTCAAAATTAAACCTACAAGAGCTCTGCACCAAAAAGTTGGCTTGA